From Brevibacillus marinus, a single genomic window includes:
- a CDS encoding CamS family sex pheromone protein, translating into MNKHVQRFLYVCLTVSLVFAAAACSFFSDAEESAPATPTVSPVIEVSGEYYTSVVPYKPNQTRGMLSRLSSYRIDFSRLELGLLEIAQETFDPKQYLFQEGQQISSKQVSEWLAPASQDNPNGLNPGDGNTLLVHVLEHDYLDKESQQLAGIVLGLTLSPEYKDAAGQLHVYTTDELRAKGQALAARIVQQVRAEHQQIPLVVALYQVPDRSSTLVPGNFIMTGIVNAGESAVSKWQPIDEKYYLFPGEAVYRDYPQISLQYDKLMEQSKAFFSEFLGLTGVGRFMGGDLVELTLTATAEYDSRTEVIQFTQYVASLINQYFDQQVHINLYVESINRPLAVYVRPANGEGYMHVYRK; encoded by the coding sequence ATGAACAAGCATGTCCAGAGGTTCTTGTACGTTTGCCTGACCGTCAGCTTGGTGTTTGCGGCAGCAGCTTGTTCGTTTTTTTCCGACGCGGAGGAGAGCGCACCGGCCACCCCCACGGTCTCACCGGTCATTGAAGTCAGCGGGGAGTACTACACGAGCGTAGTGCCGTATAAGCCAAACCAGACACGCGGAATGCTCTCCCGCCTGTCCAGTTATCGGATTGACTTCAGCCGCCTGGAATTGGGGTTGCTGGAGATAGCCCAGGAGACGTTTGACCCGAAACAATATCTCTTCCAGGAAGGACAGCAAATCAGCAGCAAGCAGGTGAGCGAGTGGCTGGCTCCGGCCTCCCAGGACAACCCGAACGGGCTCAATCCGGGGGATGGCAATACGCTCCTGGTGCACGTGCTGGAGCATGACTATCTGGATAAAGAGAGCCAACAATTGGCCGGGATCGTTCTCGGACTGACCTTGTCGCCCGAGTACAAGGACGCTGCCGGCCAGCTGCACGTGTACACCACAGACGAACTGCGGGCAAAAGGGCAGGCCCTGGCAGCGCGGATCGTCCAGCAGGTGCGCGCCGAACACCAACAAATTCCCCTGGTCGTCGCGCTTTATCAGGTGCCGGATCGCAGCTCCACGCTGGTGCCGGGGAATTTCATCATGACCGGCATCGTCAACGCCGGAGAAAGCGCCGTATCCAAATGGCAGCCGATTGACGAAAAGTACTACCTCTTCCCGGGAGAAGCGGTGTATCGGGACTATCCGCAGATTTCCCTGCAGTATGACAAGCTGATGGAGCAGAGCAAAGCCTTTTTTAGCGAGTTCCTCGGCCTTACCGGGGTGGGCCGCTTCATGGGGGGAGATTTGGTGGAACTGACCCTGACGGCGACTGCCGAATACGATTCGCGCACTGAAGTGATTCAGTTTACCCAGTACGTCGCTTCCCTGATTAATCAGTACTTTGACCAGCAGGTGCACATCAATTTGTACGTCGAGTCGATCAATCGACCGCTGGCCGTATACGTCCGGCCGGCAAACGGCGAAGGGTACATGCATGTCTACCGCAAGTAA
- the ligA gene encoding NAD-dependent DNA ligase LigA: MDRLTAERRIAELREQIEYHNRLYYVEDRPEITDQEYDQLMRELQDLEDLYPDLITPDSPTQRVGGEPLPYFTKVEHKVPMLSLGNAFTEQDVRDFDRRVRQGVGGQPVRYVCELKIDGLAISLRYENGLFVQGATRGDGTTGEDITQNLKTIRSIPLRLRKPLTIEVRGEAFMPKQAFEKLNQERAAKGEPLFANPRNSAAGSLRQLDPKIAASRSLDTFIYGIGELEGETVSSHSEGLALLEQLGFKVNPERRVFDDIEELIRFIDSWAQKRPTLPYEIDGMVIKVDSYAQQQELGFTAKSPRWAVAYKFPAEEAITILEGIEVSVGRTGAVTPTALLKPVSLAGTTVKRASLHNEEIIREKGLLLGDHVVVKKAGDIIPEIVAVLPERRTGAERPFHMPTHCPECGSKLIRFEEEVALRCINPDCPALIREGIIHFVSRPAMNIEGLGEKVVAQLYEQGLIASVADLYYLHQRRDELLNLERMGEKSVDNLLQAIEASKQNSLERLIFGLGIRLVGAKAARVLAEEFGHLDALREATREQLMAIDEIGPKMADSILAYFALPQVAELIERLRAAGVNFSYKGVRVEAGDHLPLAGKTVVLTGTLSTMTRQEAEQKIAQLGGKTTGSVSKKTDLLIAGEKAGSKLEKAEKLGIEVIDEAAFLRLLGQ; the protein is encoded by the coding sequence ATGGATCGGTTGACGGCTGAACGGAGAATTGCCGAATTGCGGGAACAAATCGAGTATCACAACCGTCTGTATTACGTGGAAGATCGACCGGAAATCACCGACCAGGAATACGATCAACTGATGCGCGAGCTGCAGGATCTGGAAGACCTGTACCCCGATCTGATTACCCCCGATTCGCCCACACAGCGGGTGGGCGGCGAACCGCTCCCCTACTTTACGAAAGTGGAGCATAAAGTTCCCATGCTCTCGCTGGGCAACGCGTTTACCGAACAGGATGTGCGGGACTTCGATCGGCGGGTGCGGCAGGGCGTAGGCGGTCAGCCTGTTCGCTACGTCTGCGAGCTGAAGATCGACGGTCTGGCGATCTCGCTTCGCTACGAAAACGGGTTGTTCGTCCAGGGGGCGACCCGCGGGGACGGCACGACGGGGGAAGATATCACGCAAAATCTGAAGACCATCCGTTCCATTCCGCTGCGCTTGCGCAAGCCGCTGACCATCGAAGTGCGCGGCGAAGCGTTTATGCCGAAGCAGGCGTTTGAAAAGCTGAACCAGGAACGGGCGGCGAAAGGCGAGCCGCTGTTCGCCAATCCGCGCAATTCCGCGGCCGGTTCCCTGCGGCAGCTGGATCCCAAGATCGCCGCGTCCCGCTCGCTCGATACGTTTATTTACGGGATCGGCGAACTGGAAGGGGAAACGGTCTCCTCCCACAGCGAAGGGCTGGCGCTGCTGGAGCAGCTCGGATTCAAGGTGAATCCGGAGCGGCGCGTCTTTGATGATATCGAGGAGCTGATCCGGTTTATCGACAGTTGGGCGCAGAAGCGGCCGACGCTGCCGTACGAGATCGACGGCATGGTGATCAAGGTGGACAGCTATGCGCAGCAGCAGGAGCTGGGCTTTACGGCGAAAAGTCCGCGCTGGGCGGTGGCCTACAAGTTCCCGGCGGAAGAAGCGATCACGATCTTGGAAGGGATCGAGGTCAGCGTCGGCCGGACAGGGGCGGTAACGCCGACAGCGCTGTTGAAACCGGTCAGCCTGGCGGGCACCACCGTGAAGCGGGCATCGCTTCACAATGAGGAGATCATCCGGGAAAAAGGGCTGCTGCTGGGCGATCACGTGGTGGTGAAGAAAGCGGGCGACATCATTCCAGAGATTGTCGCCGTCCTGCCCGAACGGCGGACCGGCGCGGAAAGGCCGTTTCACATGCCGACGCACTGCCCCGAATGCGGCAGCAAGCTGATCCGCTTTGAAGAGGAAGTGGCGCTGCGCTGCATCAATCCGGATTGTCCGGCGCTGATTCGCGAAGGCATCATCCATTTCGTCTCGCGGCCGGCGATGAACATCGAGGGGCTCGGGGAAAAGGTGGTGGCCCAACTGTACGAGCAGGGGCTGATTGCCAGCGTGGCCGATTTGTACTACCTGCATCAACGGCGCGACGAGCTGCTGAACCTGGAGCGGATGGGCGAAAAATCGGTCGACAACCTGCTGCAGGCGATTGAAGCGAGCAAGCAGAATTCGCTGGAGCGGCTCATTTTCGGCCTGGGCATCCGGCTCGTCGGCGCAAAAGCGGCGAGAGTGCTGGCCGAGGAGTTCGGCCACCTGGATGCGCTGCGGGAGGCGACCCGCGAGCAGCTGATGGCGATCGACGAGATTGGCCCGAAGATGGCAGACAGCATCCTCGCCTACTTTGCGCTGCCGCAGGTAGCGGAATTGATTGAACGGCTGCGTGCTGCCGGCGTCAACTTCAGCTACAAAGGCGTGCGCGTGGAAGCGGGCGACCATCTGCCGCTGGCGGGCAAAACGGTGGTCCTGACCGGCACGCTCAGCACGATGACCCGCCAGGAGGCGGAGCAGAAAATCGCCCAGCTGGGCGGGAAGACGACAGGAAGCGTCAGCAAAAAAACCGATTTGCTGATCGCCGGCGAGAAGGCCGGTTCCAAGCTGGAAAAAGCAGAGAAGCTGGGCATCGAGGTCATCGACGAAGCAGCTTTTCTCCGTCTGCTTGGCCAGTAG
- a CDS encoding WD40/YVTN/BNR-like repeat-containing protein: MRAGFWKYIWATVGCLLLLPACSVQETAQRNTTSPPIQAAQIPGDLTYQDVLQTGGYVTAVGMSPSEPRIWLGTHSGLYLSAGGEMWALLSDELADDTISGWVIDPQRPQWVIVGTSKGCKQSKDGGKTWQSVGSGLPGGAELRLLTGGRTASRLQLFAYLGEEGIYHSDDGGGTWRKWMDVDQEVTAMLYVPQQQQLYVVTQDSLLRSSGGTWERAGIPDVRQIYSLAADPEERLYLATDEGVFYQAEDGWTPLAPQTPEKLIMLGTGWGEYRLVAVGESAFLYTLYNDQWQQWETS, from the coding sequence TTGAGAGCGGGTTTTTGGAAATACATCTGGGCGACCGTAGGTTGTCTGTTGCTGCTGCCCGCATGCAGCGTGCAGGAGACGGCGCAGCGAAATACGACCTCCCCCCCTATCCAGGCGGCCCAGATACCAGGCGATTTAACGTATCAGGACGTCCTGCAAACAGGTGGCTATGTGACGGCCGTAGGCATGTCGCCAAGTGAGCCGCGAATCTGGCTGGGGACCCATTCCGGATTGTATCTGTCCGCCGGCGGTGAAATGTGGGCACTGCTCTCCGACGAGCTGGCGGACGATACGATCAGCGGGTGGGTCATCGATCCCCAGCGTCCCCAATGGGTGATCGTCGGCACCAGCAAAGGGTGCAAGCAAAGCAAGGATGGCGGGAAAACATGGCAGTCGGTCGGCAGCGGACTGCCTGGCGGGGCCGAGCTTCGCCTGTTGACGGGAGGCCGTACAGCCAGCCGGCTCCAGCTGTTCGCGTACCTGGGAGAAGAAGGAATCTACCATTCCGATGACGGCGGCGGCACCTGGCGGAAGTGGATGGACGTCGACCAAGAGGTCACGGCGATGCTCTACGTCCCCCAACAGCAGCAATTGTATGTCGTGACCCAGGACTCCCTGCTCAGGAGCAGCGGCGGGACGTGGGAACGAGCAGGAATTCCCGACGTCCGGCAGATCTATTCGCTCGCTGCCGATCCGGAAGAACGCCTGTACCTGGCGACGGATGAGGGGGTCTTTTACCAGGCGGAGGATGGCTGGACACCGCTCGCGCCGCAAACGCCGGAGAAGCTGATCATGCTCGGAACCGGTTGGGGCGAGTACCGGCTGGTTGCGGTAGGGGAGTCCGCATTCCTGTACACTTTGTACAACGATCAGTGGCAGCAGTGGGAGACATCGTAA